The proteins below are encoded in one region of Bremerella sp. P1:
- a CDS encoding purine-nucleoside phosphorylase: protein MLDLYDKIQDALKVIQAKWNKTPAAGIILGTGLGGLVEEIEEEASFEYTDIPHFAASTATSHRGRLVCGMLCGVPVVAMEGRFHMYEGYSLKQITLPVRVMKALGAELLLCSNAAGGMNPFYNCGDIVLIDDHINLMGDNPLIGINDDRLGPRFPDMCAPYDHELIDKALGIARKEDIVAHRGVFVAVAGPNLETRAEYRFLRAIGADLVGMSTVPEVIVAVHCGLKTVGFSIVTDLCLPDALKPADVAEIIAIANQAEPKLRTLVKGVLTEYAGK from the coding sequence ATGCTCGATCTGTACGACAAAATCCAGGACGCGCTGAAAGTTATCCAAGCGAAATGGAACAAAACCCCTGCCGCTGGCATCATCCTGGGCACCGGGCTGGGCGGCCTGGTGGAAGAGATCGAAGAAGAAGCCTCGTTTGAATACACCGACATCCCGCACTTCGCGGCTTCTACCGCCACCAGTCATCGCGGCCGGCTGGTTTGCGGCATGCTCTGTGGTGTTCCCGTCGTGGCGATGGAAGGCCGTTTCCACATGTACGAAGGGTACTCGCTGAAGCAGATTACCCTGCCGGTACGCGTGATGAAGGCCTTGGGCGCCGAGCTGCTGCTGTGTTCGAACGCGGCCGGCGGTATGAATCCCTTCTACAACTGCGGCGACATTGTCCTGATCGACGATCACATCAACTTGATGGGCGATAACCCGCTGATCGGCATCAACGACGATCGCCTCGGACCACGCTTCCCTGATATGTGTGCCCCTTACGATCACGAGCTGATCGACAAGGCGCTGGGGATTGCTCGCAAGGAAGATATTGTCGCGCACCGCGGTGTATTCGTTGCGGTCGCCGGGCCGAACCTCGAAACGCGGGCCGAGTATCGTTTCCTGCGAGCGATCGGCGCGGATCTCGTCGGCATGAGCACCGTTCCGGAAGTGATTGTCGCTGTACACTGTGGGCTGAAGACGGTCGGCTTTTCGATTGTCACCGACTTGTGCCTGCCCGATGCGTTGAAGCCAGCCGATGTCGCCGAGATTATCGCGATCGCGAACCAGGCCGAACCGAAGCTGCGAACGCTGGTCAAAGGTGTGCTGACGGAGTACGCCGGGAAGTAA
- a CDS encoding DUF2500 family protein, which yields MKCPSCGASLPEDSLTCEYCGSRTTPPSQQHDRDIFRRVKESPLYADRLSAARIEKLPKPGVWSLIPVIIFFTLFCGGTLFMSIMVIAVGGMFSLSEQSFSFAFIPFCMGLVPLGMFAFGIFMAVSMFKRFKLMNSGKVEAVPAIIVGKRTQVSGGSGDSSASTAYFATVEFEDGERKEFTIYDGSLYGRISEDDAGILFSREQFAVDFDRVRI from the coding sequence ATGAAGTGCCCCAGTTGTGGAGCCAGTTTGCCGGAAGACTCGTTGACGTGTGAGTATTGTGGTTCACGCACGACGCCACCCAGCCAACAGCACGATCGGGATATTTTCCGGCGCGTGAAGGAGTCTCCTCTTTACGCGGATCGTCTTTCGGCAGCGCGTATCGAGAAATTGCCCAAGCCTGGTGTCTGGTCGCTAATCCCAGTCATTATCTTTTTCACCCTTTTTTGTGGTGGCACGCTCTTCATGTCGATCATGGTGATCGCCGTGGGTGGCATGTTCAGTCTGAGCGAACAATCCTTTTCCTTTGCCTTCATTCCGTTTTGCATGGGACTTGTGCCACTGGGCATGTTCGCCTTTGGTATCTTCATGGCGGTTTCGATGTTTAAGCGGTTCAAGTTGATGAACAGCGGGAAAGTCGAAGCCGTACCAGCGATTATCGTCGGCAAGCGTACACAAGTTTCTGGTGGAAGCGGAGATAGTTCTGCGAGCACGGCCTACTTCGCGACGGTCGAGTTCGAGGATGGCGAGCGTAAAGAGTTCACGATCTACGACGGAAGTTTATACGGTCGAATTTCGGAAGATGACGCGGGTATTCTCTTTTCACGCGAGCAATTTGCGGTAGATTTCGATCGCGTTCGGATATAG